Proteins from a genomic interval of Pseudomonas versuta:
- the acnD gene encoding Fe/S-dependent 2-methylisocitrate dehydratase AcnD: MNTEFRKTLPGTRLDYYDTRAAVDAIKPGAYDTLPYTSRVLAENLVRRCDPATLNASLSQLIERKRDLDFPWFPARVVCHDILGQTALVDLAGLRDAIALQGGDPAQVNPVVPTQLIVDHSLAVERDGNDPEAFEKNRAIEDRRNEDRFHFIEWTKKAFKNVDVIPPGNGIMHQINLEKMSPVIQVRDGVAFPDTCVGTDSHTPHVDSLGVIAIGVGGLEAESVMLGRASWMRLPEIVGVELTGKLQPGITATDMVLALTEYLRKQKVVGAWLEFFGEGAAALTLGDRATISNMAPEYGATAAMFYIDQQTIDYLKLTGREDQQVQLVESYARLTGLWGDSLKQAQYERGLSFDLSSVVRNMAGPSNPHARVATSDLAAKGIAGQWDDVPGQMPDGAVIIAAITSCTNTSNPRNVIAAGLIARNANRLGLTRKPWVKSSLAPGSKTVALYLDEAGLTQELEQLGFGVVAFACTTCNGMSGALDPVIQQEIIDRDLYATAVLSGNRNFDGRIHPYAKQAFLASPPLVVAYAIAGTIRFDIEKDVLGLDADGNEVRLKDIWPSDEEIDAVVKRSVKPEQFRQVYIPMFAIHEDTGPKVEPLYNWRPQSTYIRRPPYWEGALAGARPLKGMRPLAVLPDNITTDHLSPSNAIMLDSAAGEYLAKMGLPEVDFNSYATHRGDHLTAQRATFANPKLFNEMVIEDGKVKQGSLTRLEPEGQVMRMWEAIETYMDRKQPLIIIAGADYGQGSSRDWAAKGVRLAGVEAIAAEGFERIHRTNLVGMGVLPLEFMPGTNRKTLQIDGSETYDVIGERTPRATLTLVITRKNGERVEVPVMCRLDTAEEVSIYEAGGVLQRFAQDFLESATA; encoded by the coding sequence ATGAATACTGAATTTCGCAAAACACTACCGGGCACCCGGCTGGATTATTACGACACCCGCGCGGCGGTCGATGCGATCAAGCCCGGTGCTTACGACACCCTGCCTTACACCTCCCGGGTACTGGCCGAAAACCTGGTACGTCGCTGTGACCCTGCGACCCTGAACGCCTCATTGAGCCAGTTGATCGAGCGCAAGCGCGACCTCGACTTTCCCTGGTTTCCGGCGCGTGTGGTGTGCCACGACATTCTCGGGCAGACCGCGCTGGTCGATCTCGCCGGTTTGCGCGACGCCATTGCCCTGCAAGGCGGTGATCCGGCGCAGGTCAACCCGGTGGTTCCGACCCAATTGATTGTCGACCACTCGTTGGCGGTGGAGCGTGACGGTAACGATCCCGAGGCGTTTGAAAAGAACCGCGCTATTGAGGACCGTCGCAACGAAGACCGCTTCCACTTTATTGAGTGGACCAAAAAAGCTTTCAAAAACGTCGACGTCATTCCGCCGGGCAACGGCATCATGCACCAGATCAACCTGGAGAAAATGTCTCCGGTGATCCAGGTGCGTGACGGTGTGGCATTCCCGGATACCTGCGTCGGCACCGACAGCCATACCCCGCACGTTGATTCCCTGGGCGTTATTGCCATTGGTGTGGGGGGGCTTGAAGCCGAGAGCGTGATGCTCGGCCGTGCTTCGTGGATGCGCCTGCCGGAAATCGTCGGTGTTGAGTTGACTGGCAAGCTGCAGCCGGGTATCACGGCGACCGATATGGTGCTGGCGCTGACCGAGTACCTGCGCAAGCAAAAAGTCGTCGGCGCCTGGCTGGAGTTCTTCGGCGAAGGTGCTGCGGCGCTGACCCTGGGGGACCGCGCCACCATCTCCAACATGGCTCCGGAGTACGGGGCCACGGCTGCGATGTTCTACATCGACCAGCAAACCATCGACTACCTCAAGCTGACCGGTCGCGAAGACCAGCAAGTGCAGTTGGTCGAAAGCTACGCCAGGCTCACCGGCCTGTGGGGCGACAGCCTTAAACAGGCGCAATACGAGCGCGGCCTGAGTTTTGACCTGTCCAGTGTTGTGCGCAACATGGCAGGCCCGAGCAACCCCCACGCCCGCGTCGCCACCAGCGACCTTGCGGCCAAGGGGATTGCCGGTCAGTGGGATGACGTGCCGGGGCAAATGCCTGATGGCGCGGTGATCATTGCCGCCATCACCAGCTGCACCAACACCAGCAACCCGCGCAACGTGATTGCGGCAGGCCTGATCGCCCGCAACGCCAACAGACTCGGTCTGACCCGTAAGCCATGGGTCAAGTCGTCACTGGCACCCGGCTCGAAAACCGTTGCCCTGTATCTGGACGAAGCCGGTCTGACCCAGGAGCTGGAGCAGTTGGGCTTTGGTGTGGTGGCCTTTGCCTGCACCACCTGCAATGGCATGTCCGGGGCGCTGGACCCGGTCATCCAGCAGGAAATCATTGATCGTGATCTCTATGCCACGGCCGTGCTCTCGGGCAATCGCAACTTTGACGGGCGGATTCACCCGTACGCCAAGCAGGCATTTCTGGCTTCGCCGCCGTTGGTGGTGGCCTATGCGATCGCCGGTACCATCCGTTTCGATATCGAAAAAGACGTGCTGGGGCTGGATGCCGACGGTAACGAAGTACGTCTGAAAGATATCTGGCCGAGCGACGAAGAAATCGACGCCGTGGTCAAGCGCTCGGTCAAGCCGGAGCAGTTCCGTCAGGTTTACATTCCGATGTTTGCCATTCATGAAGACACCGGTCCTAAAGTCGAGCCGCTTTATAACTGGCGCCCGCAAAGCACTTACATTCGTCGTCCGCCGTATTGGGAAGGCGCTCTGGCCGGTGCGCGTCCGCTCAAGGGCATGCGCCCGCTGGCAGTGCTGCCGGACAACATCACCACCGATCACCTGTCGCCGTCCAACGCGATCATGCTCGACAGCGCCGCCGGTGAGTACCTGGCAAAAATGGGCCTGCCGGAAGTCGACTTCAACTCCTATGCCACGCACAGGGGCGATCACCTGACCGCCCAGCGCGCCACTTTCGCCAACCCGAAACTGTTCAACGAAATGGTGATCGAGGACGGCAAGGTCAAGCAGGGTTCGTTGACCCGTCTTGAGCCTGAAGGCCAGGTGATGCGCATGTGGGAAGCCATCGAAACCTACATGGATCGCAAGCAGCCGCTGATCATCATTGCCGGTGCCGATTACGGTCAGGGCTCGTCCCGTGACTGGGCTGCCAAGGGCGTGCGTCTGGCCGGGGTCGAAGCCATTGCGGCAGAGGGCTTTGAGCGGATTCACCGCACCAACCTGGTAGGGATGGGCGTGTTGCCGCTGGAATTCATGCCGGGTACCAATCGCAAGACCCTGCAGATCGACGGTAGCGAGACTTACGACGTGATCGGCGAGCGCACTCCGCGCGCCACGTTGACGCTGGTGATTACCCGCAAAAACGGCGAACGCGTCGAGGTGCCGGTGATGTGCCGTCTGGACACTGCCGAAGAGGTTTCCATCTATGAAGCCGGCGGCGTGTTGCAGCGCTTTGCCCAGGACTTCCTTGAGTCGGCCACGGCTTAA
- the mvaT gene encoding histone-like nucleoid-structuring protein MvaT, whose protein sequence is MSLINEYRATEEAIKELQARLKNLSEDDKLQTELEFEGKLRTLMGEYQKSLRDIIALLDPEAKVSKAPRGVVKTTGTKRARKVKQYKNPHNGEVIETKGGNHKTLKEWKAKWGGDVVEGWATLLD, encoded by the coding sequence ATGTCCCTGATCAACGAATACCGTGCAACAGAAGAAGCTATCAAAGAACTGCAAGCTCGCCTGAAAAACCTGTCGGAAGACGACAAACTTCAAACTGAGCTGGAATTCGAAGGCAAACTGCGTACGCTGATGGGCGAATACCAAAAATCGCTGCGCGATATTATCGCCCTTCTGGATCCGGAAGCCAAAGTAAGCAAAGCACCCCGCGGTGTTGTTAAAACCACCGGCACCAAACGTGCCCGTAAGGTTAAACAATACAAAAACCCACATAACGGCGAAGTGATTGAAACCAAAGGTGGCAACCACAAGACGCTGAAAGAGTGGAAAGCCAAGTGGGGCGGCGATGTAGTTGAAGGCTGGGCAACTCTGCTCGACTAA
- a CDS encoding PilZ domain-containing protein, with protein sequence MVTERRIERHQLAYFLSVFNRFTDKPIGYLGNVSEGGLMLISRLPILVGADFELRLKLPDANGCRQVIDLRARCLWSHEDTTPSFYDTGFILYQPPEEYGALVSALRQYFSFHPLEASA encoded by the coding sequence ATGGTTACTGAGCGCCGCATCGAGCGTCATCAATTGGCGTATTTCTTGAGTGTGTTCAATCGGTTCACGGACAAGCCCATTGGCTATCTGGGCAATGTGTCCGAAGGCGGGTTGATGCTGATCAGCCGTTTGCCAATTTTGGTGGGGGCCGATTTTGAACTTCGGCTCAAGCTTCCTGACGCTAATGGATGCCGGCAAGTCATTGATCTGAGGGCACGTTGCCTGTGGTCACACGAAGACACCACGCCGTCTTTCTATGACACCGGTTTTATTCTGTATCAACCGCCAGAGGAGTACGGGGCGCTGGTCAGTGCCTTGCGCCAATACTTCAGCTTTCACCCGTTAGAGGCTTCTGCATGA
- the pyk gene encoding pyruvate kinase, whose protein sequence is MSVRRTKIVATLGPASNSPEMLEQLILAGLDVARLNFSHGTPDEHKARAKLVREIAAKHGRFVALLGDLQGPKIRIAKFANKKIELKVGDQFTFSTSHPLTEGNQQVVGIDYPDLVKDCGVGDELLLDDGRVVMRVDTATDDALHCTVLIGGPLSDHKGINRRGGGLTAPALTEKDKADIKLAAEMEVDYLAVSFPRDAADMEYARQLRDEAGGTAWLVAKIERAEAVADDETLDGLIKASDAVMVARGDLGVEIGDAELVGIQKKIILHARRHNKAVIVATQMMESMIQNPMPTRAEVSDVANAVLDYTDAVMLSAESAAGAYPLEAVQAMARICVGAEKHPTSKTSSHRIGKVFESCDQSIALAAMYTANHFPGVKAIIALTESGYTPLIMSRIRSSVPIYAFSPHRETQARAAMFRGVYTVPFDPASLPPEQVSQAAIDELLKRGVVENGDWVILTKGDSYHTIGGTNGMKILHVGDKMV, encoded by the coding sequence ATGTCCGTTCGTCGAACTAAAATCGTTGCCACACTTGGCCCTGCCAGCAATTCACCGGAGATGCTGGAACAGCTGATCCTCGCTGGCCTGGACGTCGCCCGTCTGAACTTTTCCCACGGCACCCCGGATGAGCATAAGGCTCGTGCCAAGCTGGTGCGTGAAATCGCTGCCAAGCATGGCCGCTTTGTTGCCCTGCTGGGTGACCTGCAAGGCCCGAAAATTCGCATCGCCAAATTCGCCAACAAGAAGATCGAGCTGAAGGTCGGTGATCAATTCACCTTCTCCACCAGCCATCCGTTGACTGAAGGCAACCAGCAAGTAGTCGGGATCGACTACCCGGATCTGGTCAAAGATTGCGGCGTCGGCGACGAGCTGCTGCTCGATGACGGCCGTGTCGTGATGCGCGTAGACACCGCTACCGATGACGCTCTGCACTGCACCGTGCTGATCGGTGGCCCACTGTCTGACCACAAAGGCATCAACCGTCGTGGTGGCGGTCTGACCGCACCGGCCCTGACTGAAAAAGACAAGGCTGACATCAAGCTGGCTGCCGAAATGGAAGTCGACTACCTGGCCGTGTCGTTCCCACGCGACGCCGCCGATATGGAATACGCCCGTCAACTGCGTGATGAAGCGGGCGGTACTGCCTGGCTGGTCGCGAAAATTGAACGCGCTGAAGCCGTAGCGGATGACGAAACCCTCGACGGCCTGATCAAGGCCAGTGACGCAGTCATGGTTGCCCGTGGCGACCTGGGCGTTGAAATCGGCGATGCCGAGCTGGTGGGCATTCAGAAGAAAATCATTCTGCATGCACGTCGCCACAACAAAGCGGTAATCGTGGCGACCCAGATGATGGAGTCGATGATCCAGAACCCGATGCCGACTCGCGCCGAAGTGTCCGACGTTGCCAACGCCGTTCTCGACTACACCGACGCCGTGATGCTCTCGGCTGAAAGTGCTGCCGGTGCTTACCCGCTGGAAGCGGTACAAGCCATGGCACGGATCTGTGTCGGCGCTGAAAAGCACCCGACCAGCAAGACCTCCAGCCACCGCATCGGTAAAGTCTTCGAAAGCTGTGACCAGAGCATTGCGCTGGCGGCCATGTACACCGCCAACCACTTCCCTGGCGTCAAGGCGATCATCGCTCTGACCGAAAGCGGTTACACGCCGTTGATCATGTCGCGCATCCGTTCCTCGGTGCCGATCTACGCGTTCTCCCCGCACCGTGAAACCCAGGCTCGTGCCGCCATGTTCCGTGGCGTTTACACCGTGCCGTTCGACCCGGCTTCACTGCCGCCAGAACAAGTCAGCCAGGCGGCTATCGACGAACTGCTCAAGCGTGGCGTCGTAGAAAATGGTGACTGGGTCATCCTGACCAAGGGCGACAGCTACCACACCATCGGTGGCACCAACGGCATGAAGATTCTGCATGTCGGCGACAAAATGGTTTAA
- the sbcB gene encoding exodeoxyribonuclease I: MTSIFWYDYETTGINPRCDRAVQVAGIRTDVDLNEIDQPLNLYCQPSDDILPHPMACLITGITPGRLEDKGLGEAEFMTRTHAQLAMPGTCGAGYNSLRFDDEVTRYSLYRNFFDPYAREWQGGNSRWDLIDVVRAAYALRPQGIVWPEEDGRVTLKLERLTAANGIDHGQAHDALSDVRATIALARLIRDKQPKLYEWLFKLRTKQRVLDQVRLLQPMLHISGRFSAARHYAGVVLPLAWHPQNRNALIVYDLHFDPQQLLDMDAESLRQMLYTRREDLAEGQQPIALKLIHINRCPVVAPLNVVRAQDQERLQMDMALYQSRAATLIEAQEVWQDKLSTIYGKEDFTPSGDPEQQLYDGFLGERDRRLCEQVRLSDPEQLGRDTWPFDDERLPELLFRYRARNFPHTLNAQEQERWQLFCRQRLTDPAMGAPLTLDDFSRAAQELSRSAKPAQLKLLNEWQHYAQSLRRRVGIDAQTDS, from the coding sequence GTGACCTCTATTTTTTGGTACGACTACGAAACCACCGGTATTAACCCGCGCTGCGATCGAGCGGTGCAGGTTGCCGGTATCCGCACTGATGTCGACCTCAATGAGATTGATCAGCCGCTCAATCTGTATTGCCAGCCCAGCGACGATATTCTCCCTCACCCCATGGCTTGCCTAATCACCGGCATCACGCCTGGTCGCCTGGAAGACAAGGGCTTGGGCGAGGCTGAATTCATGACCCGCACCCACGCTCAACTGGCGATGCCCGGTACCTGTGGCGCGGGCTACAACTCTTTGCGTTTCGATGACGAGGTCACACGATACAGCCTGTACCGCAACTTCTTCGATCCTTACGCACGGGAGTGGCAGGGCGGTAACAGTCGCTGGGATTTGATTGACGTCGTGCGAGCCGCTTACGCCCTGCGTCCGCAAGGAATCGTCTGGCCTGAAGAAGACGGGCGCGTGACCCTCAAGCTCGAGCGGCTGACGGCGGCCAATGGCATTGACCATGGCCAGGCCCATGACGCTTTGTCCGATGTTCGGGCCACGATTGCACTAGCGCGACTGATTCGCGACAAACAGCCCAAGTTGTATGAGTGGTTATTCAAGCTGCGTACCAAACAACGGGTGCTTGATCAAGTTCGGTTATTGCAACCGATGCTGCATATCTCGGGGCGTTTTTCGGCGGCCAGGCATTATGCGGGGGTGGTATTACCGCTGGCATGGCATCCGCAAAACCGCAATGCGCTGATTGTCTACGATCTGCATTTTGATCCTCAGCAATTACTGGACATGGATGCAGAGTCTTTGCGCCAGATGCTCTATACGCGCCGCGAAGATCTGGCTGAAGGTCAGCAGCCAATTGCGCTCAAATTGATACACATTAATCGTTGTCCGGTGGTGGCGCCCTTGAATGTAGTGCGGGCGCAGGATCAAGAGCGCTTGCAAATGGACATGGCGCTATATCAATCACGCGCCGCCACGCTTATTGAGGCTCAGGAAGTTTGGCAGGATAAGTTATCCACTATTTATGGCAAGGAAGACTTCACCCCCAGTGGCGACCCCGAGCAACAGTTGTATGACGGATTTCTGGGCGAGCGTGACCGTCGGCTGTGTGAGCAAGTGCGGCTCAGCGATCCAGAGCAATTAGGGCGCGATACTTGGCCTTTTGATGACGAGCGGTTACCTGAATTACTCTTTCGCTACCGTGCCCGAAACTTTCCCCATACCTTGAACGCGCAAGAACAAGAGCGTTGGCAATTATTCTGTCGGCAGCGTTTGACCGATCCGGCCATGGGCGCCCCCCTGACCCTGGATGATTTCAGCCGTGCCGCTCAAGAGCTTTCTCGCAGTGCCAAGCCCGCCCAGTTGAAGCTGCTCAATGAATGGCAACACTATGCTCAGAGCTTGCGTCGGCGCGTGGGGATAGATGCGCAGACCGATAGTTGA
- the prpF gene encoding 2-methylaconitate cis-trans isomerase PrpF: MAYAAQIKIPATYMRGGTSKGVFFSLLDLPVLAQVPGAARDALLLRVIGSPDPYEKQIDGMGAATSSTSKTVIVSKSLRDDHDVDYLFGQVSIDKPFVDWSGNCGNLSAAVGSFAISSGLVDAARLPQNGTAVVRIWQANIGKTIIAHVPITDGAVQETGDFELDGVTFPAAEVQLEFLDPAADEEGAGGSMFPTGNLVDDLEVPGVGTLKVTLINAGIPTIFVNAQAIGYTGTELQNDINSDPKALAMFETIRAHGALRMGLIDRLEEAAKRQHTPKLAFVAGPTDYVSSSGKPVPAQSVDLLVRALSMGKLHHAMMGTAAVAIGTAAAIPGTLVNLAAGGELRSAVRFGHPSGTLRVGAQAQQVNGEWTVTKAIMSRSARVLMEGWVRVPGDAF, translated from the coding sequence ATGGCCTATGCAGCGCAAATCAAAATCCCTGCGACTTATATGCGCGGTGGTACCAGTAAAGGGGTGTTTTTCAGTCTGCTCGACTTGCCCGTCCTGGCTCAGGTGCCGGGCGCGGCCCGTGATGCCCTGTTGTTGCGGGTGATTGGCAGCCCGGACCCGTACGAAAAGCAGATTGACGGCATGGGCGCGGCGACCTCCAGCACCAGCAAAACCGTGATTGTCAGCAAAAGCCTGCGAGACGATCATGATGTCGACTATCTGTTTGGCCAGGTGTCGATCGACAAGCCGTTCGTAGACTGGAGCGGTAACTGCGGCAACCTGTCGGCGGCTGTCGGTTCGTTTGCGATCAGCAGCGGTCTGGTGGACGCGGCGCGTCTCCCGCAAAACGGCACGGCCGTGGTGCGTATCTGGCAAGCCAACATTGGCAAGACCATCATTGCCCATGTGCCGATCACCGACGGCGCAGTTCAGGAAACCGGCGACTTTGAACTCGATGGCGTGACCTTTCCTGCCGCCGAGGTTCAGCTGGAGTTCCTTGACCCGGCTGCAGACGAGGAGGGCGCAGGCGGTTCGATGTTCCCTACCGGCAACCTGGTTGATGACCTCGAAGTACCCGGGGTCGGCACCTTGAAAGTCACCCTGATCAACGCAGGTATCCCGACCATATTCGTCAATGCACAGGCCATCGGTTATACCGGTACGGAATTGCAAAACGACATCAACAGCGACCCGAAAGCACTGGCCATGTTCGAAACCATTCGAGCCCACGGTGCGCTGCGCATGGGGTTGATCGACAGGCTCGAAGAGGCTGCCAAACGTCAACATACGCCCAAGCTGGCCTTTGTTGCCGGGCCGACCGATTACGTGTCATCCAGCGGCAAGCCGGTGCCTGCACAGAGCGTCGATTTGCTGGTGCGGGCATTGTCGATGGGCAAGTTGCACCACGCGATGATGGGGACTGCAGCGGTCGCGATCGGCACTGCAGCCGCGATCCCGGGCACTCTGGTTAACCTTGCGGCGGGTGGCGAGTTGCGCAGCGCCGTGCGTTTTGGGCATCCATCGGGCACCTTGCGGGTAGGCGCGCAAGCGCAGCAAGTCAATGGTGAATGGACCGTCACCAAAGCCATCATGAGCCGCAGCGCGCGAGTCTTGATGGAAGGTTGGGTACGGGTGCCGGGCGATGCGTTTTAA
- a CDS encoding tetratricopeptide repeat protein, translating to MRFLLVLLMVGSVSGCTRWSMNHHLNSAYRAYDRGNCEAVMLELSEVDRESRSRPYIWPQTAMLRGLCLERTKFYLDAAQTYQYIINEFPKSEYAYRARARIETLRILKFIPSSGFVPALPATIQ from the coding sequence ATGCGATTTTTACTGGTTTTGTTGATGGTCGGCAGTGTGTCCGGCTGCACCCGCTGGTCGATGAATCACCACCTCAACAGTGCCTACCGTGCTTATGACCGGGGCAACTGCGAGGCGGTGATGCTGGAATTGTCCGAGGTTGACCGCGAAAGCCGCAGTCGCCCGTACATCTGGCCGCAGACCGCCATGTTGCGCGGGCTGTGTCTGGAGCGGACGAAGTTTTATCTGGATGCCGCCCAGACTTACCAATACATCATCAACGAGTTCCCCAAGAGCGAGTATGCCTATCGGGCCAGGGCGCGGATTGAGACCTTGCGCATCCTGAAGTTCATCCCAAGCTCCGGCTTTGTTCCGGCGTTACCGGCAACTATTCAATGA